A single Verrucomicrobiaceae bacterium DNA region contains:
- a CDS encoding TIM barrel protein, whose product MSSPSITTPAFSRRQFGTLAGVSAVAAMLQSQLTAADQAAGGKGKVRHSVCKWCYKDIPLEDLCLAAKEIGLGSIELLDPPDFATVKKHGLHCAMVSFPTIDGPDGVKIGPIPKGWNRVEHHDLLVQAYEPLLQASAEAGFTQVICFSGNRDGMSDAQGLENCALGLQRLLPLCEKLGVTLVMELLNSKVNHPDYMCDHSAWGVALCKKLGSPRFRLLYDIYHMQIMEGDVIATIRRDHEFFAHYHTGGVPGRAEIDETQELNYPAIIRAIQETGYTGWLGQEFIPKRSDKLASLKQGVQICSVE is encoded by the coding sequence ATGTCGAGCCCATCCATCACCACGCCTGCTTTTTCTCGCCGTCAGTTCGGCACACTCGCTGGAGTGAGCGCCGTCGCCGCCATGCTGCAAAGTCAGCTCACTGCCGCAGATCAAGCCGCAGGTGGCAAGGGCAAAGTGCGCCACTCCGTGTGCAAGTGGTGCTACAAGGACATCCCGCTGGAGGATCTCTGCCTCGCAGCCAAAGAGATCGGCCTTGGCTCCATCGAGCTGCTCGATCCGCCAGATTTTGCCACGGTGAAGAAACATGGTCTGCACTGCGCCATGGTCAGCTTTCCGACCATTGATGGACCTGATGGCGTGAAGATCGGCCCCATCCCGAAGGGCTGGAATCGCGTGGAGCATCACGACCTGCTCGTGCAGGCCTATGAGCCGCTTTTGCAGGCTAGCGCGGAGGCGGGCTTCACGCAGGTCATCTGCTTCAGCGGCAATCGCGATGGCATGAGCGATGCGCAGGGGCTGGAGAACTGCGCACTGGGCCTCCAGCGCCTGCTGCCGCTGTGTGAGAAGCTTGGCGTCACGCTGGTGATGGAGCTGCTCAACAGCAAAGTGAACCACCCGGACTACATGTGCGATCACAGCGCCTGGGGCGTCGCTTTGTGCAAAAAACTGGGCTCACCGCGCTTCCGCCTGCTCTATGACATCTACCACATGCAGATCATGGAGGGTGATGTCATCGCCACGATCCGCCGCGATCACGAGTTCTTCGCACACTATCACACGGGTGGCGTCCCTGGCCGCGCCGAGATCGATGAGACCCAGGAGCTGAATTACCCCGCCATCATCCGTGCTATCCAAGAAACTGGCTATACCGGCTGGCTGGGCCAGGAATTCATCCCAAAGCGCAGTGACAAGCTCGCCTCACTGAAGCAGGGCGTGCAAATCTGCTCCGTGGAGTGA
- a CDS encoding rRNA pseudouridine synthase — MRRLDQILSSLGYCSRREAAAFVKDGRVKCGGVTLNRADMRVDAHAITLDDDPLEAPDGLLAVLHKPIGYVCTHNGDEGPTIYELLPDQWLRRNPAVTSVGRLDKETSGLLLVTDIGSIVHQHTSPKSAVEKVYIATLDRDLEPGLIEIFARGEVMLRGEEKPCLTAKLEILDARSARLTLTEGRYHQVRRMFASQGWHVEHLHRERVGEYTLDGLAEGEWRLVEA; from the coding sequence ATGCGCCGCCTCGATCAGATTCTCTCCTCCCTCGGTTACTGCTCACGTCGCGAGGCTGCGGCGTTCGTCAAGGATGGCCGGGTGAAGTGCGGCGGCGTGACACTGAATAGGGCGGACATGCGTGTCGATGCGCATGCGATCACGCTGGATGATGATCCGCTGGAGGCCCCCGATGGTCTGCTAGCGGTGCTGCACAAGCCCATCGGCTATGTTTGCACGCACAATGGCGACGAAGGCCCCACGATCTATGAGCTACTGCCGGATCAGTGGCTGCGGCGAAACCCCGCCGTGACGAGTGTGGGCCGACTGGATAAAGAAACGAGCGGACTGCTGCTGGTAACGGACATCGGCAGCATCGTGCATCAGCATACTTCGCCCAAGTCGGCGGTGGAGAAGGTGTACATCGCCACTCTGGACCGCGATCTGGAGCCAGGCCTGATTGAAATATTCGCCCGTGGCGAGGTGATGCTCCGTGGCGAGGAAAAGCCCTGCCTAACCGCAAAGCTGGAAATCCTGGATGCACGCAGCGCACGCCTGACGCTCACGGAGGGCCGCTACCACCAGGTGCGGCGCATGTTTGCCAGCCAGGGTTGGCATGTGGAGCATCTGCACCGCGAGCGTGTGGGTGAATACACGCTCGATGGACTCGCGGAGGGCGAGTGGCGGCTAGTGGAGGCGTGA
- a CDS encoding DUF1080 domain-containing protein produces MKHTASLIAAFFSLVTLHAAEPPAGFKAIFNAKDLTGWYGLNPHSVQKLTGEKKDAALKKMREEFPTNWKVENGELVNYGHGPYATTEQEFGDMEFLIEYKTVAKADSGIYLRGVPQVQIWDKNQVFDPAKPTRRPHLGSGGLFNNTPDTPGRDPLVIADKEFGEWNSFRIRQIGARTWVWLNDKLVVDGAPMENYPDKAIPYPAKGPIMLQTHGGEIRWRNLFVHEIDADEAKKILSEADAKK; encoded by the coding sequence ATGAAACACACCGCATCGCTCATCGCCGCCTTCTTCTCACTCGTCACCCTCCACGCCGCCGAGCCTCCCGCTGGCTTCAAGGCCATCTTCAATGCCAAAGACCTCACTGGCTGGTATGGGCTGAATCCACACAGCGTCCAGAAGCTCACCGGTGAAAAGAAAGACGCTGCGCTGAAAAAAATGCGCGAGGAATTCCCCACCAACTGGAAGGTCGAGAACGGCGAGCTGGTCAACTACGGTCACGGCCCCTACGCCACCACCGAGCAGGAGTTCGGCGACATGGAGTTCCTCATCGAATACAAGACCGTCGCCAAAGCCGACAGCGGCATCTACCTGCGCGGTGTGCCGCAGGTGCAGATTTGGGATAAAAATCAGGTCTTTGATCCAGCGAAGCCCACACGTCGTCCGCATCTCGGTTCCGGCGGTCTTTTCAACAACACACCCGATACTCCAGGACGTGATCCGCTCGTGATCGCTGACAAAGAATTCGGCGAGTGGAATAGCTTTCGCATCCGCCAGATCGGAGCCCGCACCTGGGTGTGGCTGAATGACAAGCTCGTCGTCGATGGTGCTCCGATGGAGAACTATCCCGATAAAGCCATCCCCTACCCCGCCAAAGGCCCCATCATGCTGCAAACCCACGGTGGCGAGATCCGCTGGCGGAATCTCTTCGTGCACGAAATCGACGCGGATGAGGCGAAAAAGATCCTCTCCGAAGCCGACGCCAAAAAATAG
- a CDS encoding discoidin domain-containing protein, with product MTPRILSILAFASSAVFAQTNPTYTFPIQAKTPEEELKTIQLPDGYSLELVLSDPLIKEPMAIAFDGDGKMYVVEMRTYMQDIDGTDELTPKSRISLHESTKGDGVFDKHSVYMDNLLLPRMVLPLDDRVLVGITNTNDITLHRDANGDGVADEQAPWYVGGPRGGNMEHQPSGLVWGLDNWIYTTYNGYRLRWAGEKQPALKENTAPNGGQWGLAQDDYGKMWWSNAGGEKGLWNYQAPILYAAINVMQQKSEKFDTVWPIVGLGDFQGGPGRFHSPEDKRLNHFTGCAGQTVYRGDRLPKELYGNVFLPEPVGRLIRRATVEIKDGITTVANPYEEQMSEFIRSSDPNFRPLNMTTGPDGCLYIVDAYRGIIQEGNWVKPGSFLRGAIEPTGMQHVAGHGRVWRLVHKDHKPGPQPKMIGETPTQLVAHLTHPNGFWRDTAQRMLIVKNDPSVVPALVSLLKHDNHLARLHALWTLEGLDAVTPDILRAAMKDAHAQVRASAIRVAESLLKKGDTALIADIQALKADKDPTVVLQTLYTAKHLNWPKWKDEAQMTLMTSASVGVKEIGAQLLVEAPKISGSFTKDEKKQLERGQEIFRSLCFACHGFDGAGMPIAGRAGATLAPPLAGSRTAVQGDAIVRVMLNGLAGPIDGKTYEAAMVPMATNNDQWIADVASYIRKAFGNSGKLVDKKEVAALRKELGKRVTPWTIEELRALYPQPLPNRAAWKLTASHNDKEVAKAIDGDLATRWDTRKPQSPDMWFQIDLPEPTDITGLTLDTGKSRNDYPRQYKIELSLNGTEWEKPTLQGEGEAGVIDYLFTQPTKAKSIRISQLGEAKGTYWSIHELQVLGAVKK from the coding sequence ATGACCCCTCGTATTCTCTCCATCCTCGCCTTCGCGAGTTCCGCAGTATTTGCGCAAACAAACCCGACTTACACCTTCCCCATCCAGGCCAAGACCCCGGAGGAAGAGCTGAAAACGATCCAGTTGCCGGATGGCTACTCGTTGGAGTTGGTTTTGAGCGATCCGCTCATCAAAGAGCCGATGGCGATCGCCTTTGATGGCGATGGCAAAATGTACGTCGTCGAAATGCGCACCTACATGCAGGACATCGACGGCACGGACGAACTCACGCCGAAGAGCCGCATCTCGCTGCATGAATCGACGAAGGGCGACGGCGTCTTCGACAAACACAGCGTCTATATGGACAACCTGTTGCTACCCCGCATGGTGCTGCCGCTGGATGATCGGGTGCTGGTCGGCATCACGAACACGAATGACATCACGCTGCATCGCGATGCAAATGGCGATGGCGTGGCCGATGAGCAAGCGCCCTGGTATGTCGGCGGGCCGCGTGGTGGAAACATGGAGCATCAGCCCAGTGGTCTCGTGTGGGGCCTGGATAACTGGATCTACACCACCTACAACGGCTACCGCCTGCGCTGGGCTGGCGAGAAGCAGCCGGCACTCAAAGAGAACACCGCGCCGAATGGCGGTCAGTGGGGCCTGGCTCAGGATGACTACGGCAAGATGTGGTGGAGCAATGCCGGCGGCGAAAAAGGCCTGTGGAATTACCAGGCACCCATTCTGTATGCCGCGATCAATGTGATGCAGCAAAAGAGCGAGAAGTTCGACACCGTGTGGCCCATCGTCGGGCTCGGCGACTTCCAGGGCGGCCCCGGACGCTTCCATTCGCCGGAGGACAAGCGCTTGAACCACTTCACCGGTTGCGCCGGACAGACCGTGTATCGCGGGGATCGCCTGCCGAAGGAACTTTATGGCAACGTCTTCCTGCCTGAGCCTGTTGGTCGTCTTATCCGCCGCGCCACGGTGGAGATCAAAGACGGCATCACCACCGTCGCGAACCCGTATGAGGAGCAGATGAGCGAGTTCATCCGCAGCAGCGATCCGAATTTCCGCCCGCTGAACATGACCACCGGCCCCGATGGCTGCCTCTACATCGTTGATGCGTATCGCGGCATCATTCAGGAAGGAAATTGGGTCAAACCCGGCAGCTTCCTCCGCGGAGCCATCGAGCCCACCGGCATGCAGCACGTCGCTGGTCATGGCCGTGTGTGGCGTCTCGTGCACAAAGACCACAAACCCGGCCCGCAGCCGAAAATGATCGGCGAAACGCCCACACAGCTCGTCGCGCATCTCACGCATCCGAACGGCTTCTGGCGTGATACCGCGCAGCGCATGCTCATCGTCAAAAACGACCCATCCGTGGTCCCGGCGCTTGTTTCGCTGCTCAAGCACGACAATCACCTCGCCCGCCTGCATGCGCTTTGGACGCTGGAAGGCCTCGATGCCGTCACGCCGGACATTCTCCGCGCTGCGATGAAGGACGCGCACGCGCAAGTCCGCGCCAGCGCCATCCGCGTCGCTGAATCGCTGCTCAAAAAAGGCGACACCGCTTTGATCGCCGACATCCAAGCCCTCAAGGCCGACAAAGACCCCACTGTGGTGCTCCAGACGCTCTACACGGCGAAGCACCTCAACTGGCCCAAATGGAAAGACGAAGCGCAGATGACGCTCATGACCTCCGCCAGCGTCGGTGTGAAGGAAATCGGCGCGCAGTTGCTTGTCGAGGCACCAAAGATCAGCGGCAGCTTCACGAAGGATGAAAAGAAGCAGCTCGAACGCGGCCAGGAGATCTTCCGCTCGCTTTGCTTTGCCTGCCACGGCTTCGACGGCGCGGGCATGCCCATCGCTGGTCGCGCAGGTGCCACACTCGCCCCACCGCTCGCCGGATCACGCACCGCCGTGCAGGGCGATGCCATCGTGCGTGTGATGCTCAATGGTCTCGCCGGTCCCATCGACGGCAAAACCTACGAAGCCGCCATGGTTCCCATGGCCACCAACAACGACCAATGGATCGCTGATGTCGCCAGCTACATCCGCAAAGCCTTTGGAAATAGCGGCAAGCTCGTGGACAAAAAAGAAGTCGCCGCCTTGCGCAAAGAACTCGGCAAACGCGTCACTCCGTGGACCATCGAAGAACTCCGCGCCCTCTACCCGCAGCCCTTGCCGAACCGCGCCGCGTGGAAACTCACCGCCAGTCACAACGACAAAGAAGTCGCCAAAGCCATCGACGGCGACCTCGCCACCCGCTGGGACACTCGCAAGCCGCAGAGCCCCGACATGTGGTTCCAAATCGACCTCCCCGAGCCCACCGACATCACCGGCCTCACCCTCGACACCGGCAAATCCCGCAACGACTACCCCCGCCAATACAAAATCGAGCTCTCCCTAAACGGCACCGAATGGGAGAAACCCACGCTGCAAGGCGAGGGCGAAGCCGGCGTCATCGACTACCTCTTCACCCAGCCCACGAAAGCCAAATCCATCCGCATCTCCCAACTCGGTGAAGCGAAGGGCACCTACTGGTCCATTCATGAGCTTCAGGTGCTCGGGGCGGTGAAGAAGTGA
- a CDS encoding IS630 family transposase → MARPCITLNLENATLEEVGVAMDCSPTKKGFRRLQALRWLYEGKSREQVADLSGFSLRQVLRFIQAFNLAGLDGLIPGRSSGRRRILPKEQVNEKILPLIEDPSLAGQSHWTAVKLHGWIKQNLQTQLGYSTTVRYLHEHDYRLKVPRPWPLNQDEDKRQAFCQKLQRWVADPSVDLWFSDESGFEGDPRPRRTWTKIGKVRHSPYLGEHIRYNVFGAVRPKDGRLGALLFNLCDSVTFQVFLDTLAEENPHVAGRRAILVLDNASWHKTKSLNWHHFEPGVCHHARPISTPSTACGCA, encoded by the coding sequence GTGGCCCGCCCGTGCATCACACTCAATCTCGAAAACGCGACCTTGGAAGAGGTCGGCGTGGCGATGGATTGCTCACCCACGAAGAAGGGCTTTCGTCGGCTTCAAGCGCTGCGCTGGCTTTATGAAGGCAAGAGCCGCGAGCAAGTCGCTGACCTCTCAGGCTTCAGCCTGCGGCAGGTTTTGCGCTTTATCCAAGCCTTCAATCTCGCCGGCCTTGATGGTCTCATTCCTGGGCGTAGCAGCGGCCGTCGCCGAATCCTGCCCAAGGAACAAGTGAACGAAAAAATTCTGCCTCTCATCGAAGATCCGTCGCTGGCTGGACAGAGCCACTGGACTGCGGTGAAGTTGCACGGCTGGATCAAGCAGAACCTGCAAACGCAGCTCGGCTACAGCACCACCGTGCGCTATCTCCACGAGCACGATTACCGCCTCAAAGTTCCGCGCCCCTGGCCGCTCAACCAGGATGAGGACAAGCGCCAAGCCTTCTGCCAAAAGCTCCAGCGCTGGGTGGCCGATCCGAGCGTCGACCTGTGGTTCAGCGACGAAAGCGGCTTTGAAGGCGATCCGCGCCCGCGCCGCACCTGGACCAAGATCGGCAAGGTGCGCCACTCACCTTATCTCGGCGAGCACATCCGCTACAATGTGTTTGGCGCAGTGCGGCCCAAAGATGGAAGGCTCGGCGCACTGCTCTTCAACCTGTGCGACAGCGTCACTTTTCAGGTGTTCCTTGACACTCTAGCTGAGGAGAATCCGCACGTGGCAGGACGCCGCGCCATCCTGGTGCTCGACAACGCCTCATGGCACAAGACCAAGAGTCTTAACTGGCACCACTTTGAGCCCGGAGTCTGCCACCACGCTCGCCCGATCTCAACGCCATCGACCGCTTGTGGCTGCGCATGA